The Leopardus geoffroyi isolate Oge1 chromosome C1, O.geoffroyi_Oge1_pat1.0, whole genome shotgun sequence sequence GGTAGTACACTACGTTCTGCACAAAAAGTAATGCCAAGATAACTGAACGGACAACAGGAAGTCAAGTGAAACTTCCTCCTCTCCGCTTACGACAGTTACCTATCTTGGTAAGCACAAAAGGAGCAGCGCGGCTGAATATCTCAGTCAACTGCTCAGTTCCTCgtcccctgcctgccccaccaGAATGGGATTTCAAAGGGCAGGGGCTTTGCCCCCTTGGCCAGGGAATGGCCCTCCTCTAGAAACGACGTCAGGGGAGGGTGTTAACGCCGCCCCAGGGTAACCAGCTTAAGTGGAGGCGACACTTCTTGGCCATCCTGGGGTGTCCGTTCAGGCGAAACTAGATCTCTTGACGATAAAAACGCGAACCTTATTCTCACAGCTCTGCTCCGGTTTTAGGAGTCCCGCTAAGAGTGTTCCTAACACCTGCCACTGGCTGAACCGGAAATCAAGGGCTTTACACGCATCATTCCAAATCTCCACCAAGCCCTACCAATTAGGGCACCTTTTACAGACTAGGAGAGGGAGGTCACCTCGCTGGTAAATACCGGAGTCCACCCCACTCCCCTGCCGACCTGTCTCCCCCAGCCTCAGTTCCCCGGCGGCATCCGTCGGTGTGGGCGGAGAGGACAGGAGCCCAGGGTCCGGCGGCCCGAGGGCGCGTCCGCGGGCCTCCCGACGCCCCCCGCCCCGGAGCCCTCACTCACCGGCCTCCCTCCCCTTGCCCAGGATCCGCCAAGCGGGGCCCGAGCGCCCGTGACGCCTCCGACGGGACGCGCCTAGGCCGCGGCCATCTTTCTTCCGGGAAGAGGCGGACCAGGAACGGCGCGCGCTGGCGCGACCCCGCCGTGGCGACGCCGGCGCCGCCATCTTTCCCCTGGGCGGAAGTGGCCGCGCGGCCCTCCCGAGGCAACCAACGAGAAGGGCGCGCGCGCCCACGTGACGGGAGCCCACGTGACGGGCGCCCCGTAGCCCTCCGCGTCCGCCGCGGGAGGAAGCGGCCTGCGCGCCAGCCGCGGAGCCTCGGGCGCCTcccgtgcgcgcgcgcgcgccatGAAGCTGCTGCGGCGCGCGTGGCGGCACCGGACGGCGCTGGCCCTGGGCGGCCTGGCGCTCTGCGGCGCCGGGCTGCTCTACCTGGCCCGCTGCGCCGCGGacggcccccgcccgccgcccggccGCAGCCCCCCGCCCGCCGGGCCCGCACGCGCCGCCGCCTTCCTGGCCGTGCTGGTGGCCAGCGCGCCCCGGGCGGCCGAGCGGCGCAGCGTGGTCCGCGGCACGTGGCTggcggcggcgcggcgcggcggccCGGGCGACGTGTGGGCGCGCTTCGCCGTGGGCACGGGCGGCCTGGGCGCCGAGGAGCGGCGCGCCCTGGAGCGCGAGCAGGCGCGGCACGGCGACCTGCTGCTGCTGCCCGCGCTGCGCGACGCGTATGAGAACCTCACCGCCAAGGTGCTGGCCATGCTGTCCTGGCTGGACGAGCACGTGGCCTTCGAGTTCGTGCTCAAGGCCGATGACGACTCGTTCGCGCGGCTGGACGCGCTGCTGGCCGAGCTGCGCGCGCGCGAGCCCGCGCGTCGCCGCCGCCTCTACTGGGGCTTCTTTTCGGGCCGCGGCCGCGTCAAGCCCGGGGGCCGCTGGCGCGAGGCCGCCTGGCAGCTCTGTGACTACTACCTGCCCTACGCGCTGGGCGGCGGCTACGTGCTCTCGGCCGACCTGGTGCACTACCTGCGCCTCAGCCGCGAGTACCTGCGCGCCTGGCACAGCGAGGACGTGTCgctgggcgcctggctggcgccgGTGGACGTCCAGCGCGAGCACGACCCGCGCTTCGACACCGAGTACAAGTCCCGCGGCTGCAGCAACCAGTACCTGGTGACTCACAAGCAGAGCCTGGAGGA is a genomic window containing:
- the B3GALT6 gene encoding beta-1,3-galactosyltransferase 6, yielding MKLLRRAWRHRTALALGGLALCGAGLLYLARCAADGPRPPPGRSPPPAGPARAAAFLAVLVASAPRAAERRSVVRGTWLAAARRGGPGDVWARFAVGTGGLGAEERRALEREQARHGDLLLLPALRDAYENLTAKVLAMLSWLDEHVAFEFVLKADDDSFARLDALLAELRAREPARRRRLYWGFFSGRGRVKPGGRWREAAWQLCDYYLPYALGGGYVLSADLVHYLRLSREYLRAWHSEDVSLGAWLAPVDVQREHDPRFDTEYKSRGCSNQYLVTHKQSLEDMLEKHQTLMREGRLCRQEVQLRLSYVYDWSAPPSQCCQRKEGIP